A window of Pseudomonadota bacterium contains these coding sequences:
- the nth gene encoding endonuclease III produces MKKHSKAEVDEFFRRLAAKNPAPKGELDSVNPYTLLVAVVLSAQATDAGVNKATKTLFRLADTPEKMLVLGEAGLKGHIKTIGLFNTKAKNIIALSRILMSDHGGQVPRDRESLQKLPGVGRKTASVVLNIAFGEPTIAVDTHVFRVSNRTGLAPAKTPEAVEAMLERIVPDRWKQHAHHWLILHGRYVCKARQPDCNACVVRPLCRFKEKTPAPE; encoded by the coding sequence GAAACACAGCAAAGCCGAAGTCGACGAATTCTTCCGGCGTCTCGCCGCCAAGAACCCCGCGCCCAAGGGCGAGCTCGACTCCGTCAACCCCTACACCCTCCTGGTCGCCGTGGTCCTGTCGGCGCAGGCGACCGATGCCGGGGTCAACAAGGCGACGAAGACGCTGTTCCGCCTCGCCGACACGCCGGAAAAGATGCTGGTTCTGGGCGAGGCCGGCCTCAAGGGGCACATCAAGACCATCGGCCTCTTCAATACCAAGGCGAAGAACATCATTGCCCTGAGCCGCATACTGATGAGCGACCATGGGGGCCAGGTGCCGCGGGATCGCGAATCCCTGCAGAAGCTGCCTGGTGTCGGCCGCAAGACGGCGAGTGTCGTCCTCAACATCGCCTTCGGCGAGCCCACCATCGCCGTCGACACCCATGTGTTCCGCGTCTCCAACCGCACCGGCCTCGCTCCGGCCAAGACGCCGGAAGCGGTGGAGGCGATGCTCGAGCGCATCGTCCCGGACCGTTGGAAGCAGCACGCCCATCACTGGCTCATTCTGCACGGACGCTATGTCTGCAAGGCCCGGCAGCCGGATTGCAATGCCTGCGTCGTGCGCCCGCTCTGCCGCTTCAAGGAGAAGACGCCGGCGCCAGAGTGA
- a CDS encoding ABC transporter substrate-binding protein, whose amino-acid sequence MARYLARALGLSLIPGLLAAASAPALAESVIRVVPHADLKVLDPSQTAATITLMHGLSIFDMLFAFDEKLNVKPQMIESFALSPDKLVYTMTLRPGLRFQDGTPVTSRDVIPSLERWMKKDAVGTKLASFLAAMAPVDDRSFKLTLKEPYGLVEWSFANASGSPAFVFREKEARSDPAVPFTETIGSGPFRFVKSAWMPGSTVVYEKNPDYVPRSDAPDGLAGGKIVKVDRIEYKILPDASTAAAALNAGEVDLIDQPALDLVPLVEKNPNVTVEVITPIPAVAVLRPNHLQPPFNNAKARAALSAMMQQTDFMQAAIGDKKWWSTCFSYFVCGMPYGTEAGSEEYRKPDMAKAKQLLGESGYKGGKAVIVSTDEIPAQGAMARVAVDKLKQLGVNVDLQMSDWGGVITKRLNRGPVEQGGWSLFAVSWNGVSMAHPLSNIAVNTNCAGTNWLGWPCDEEASKILDRFIRSTDDAEKKQIAESLHRRLWQVQPLALAGQYSQPTFYRKSLDGVLKAAVLVFWNISKKG is encoded by the coding sequence ATGGCACGGTACCTCGCGCGCGCACTCGGATTGTCTCTCATTCCCGGTCTCTTGGCTGCGGCATCGGCGCCGGCCTTGGCGGAATCGGTCATCCGCGTGGTTCCCCACGCCGACCTCAAGGTGCTGGATCCCAGCCAGACCGCGGCGACGATCACCCTCATGCACGGGCTGTCGATCTTCGACATGCTGTTCGCCTTCGATGAGAAGCTGAACGTCAAGCCGCAGATGATCGAGAGCTTCGCCCTCTCGCCCGACAAGCTCGTCTACACCATGACGCTGCGGCCGGGCCTCAGGTTCCAAGACGGCACGCCCGTCACCAGCCGCGATGTGATCCCGTCCCTCGAACGCTGGATGAAGAAGGATGCGGTCGGCACCAAGCTTGCGTCATTCTTGGCCGCGATGGCCCCGGTTGACGACCGCAGCTTCAAGCTCACGCTCAAGGAGCCCTATGGGCTCGTGGAATGGTCGTTCGCAAACGCCTCCGGCAGCCCCGCCTTCGTCTTCCGCGAGAAGGAAGCACGATCGGATCCGGCCGTTCCGTTCACCGAGACCATCGGCTCCGGCCCGTTTCGCTTCGTCAAATCCGCATGGATGCCAGGCTCGACCGTCGTCTACGAGAAGAATCCCGACTATGTGCCGCGGAGCGATGCGCCCGACGGGCTCGCCGGCGGCAAGATCGTCAAGGTGGATCGGATCGAATACAAGATCCTGCCCGACGCCAGCACGGCCGCGGCCGCTCTCAACGCCGGAGAGGTGGATCTCATCGATCAGCCGGCGCTCGATCTGGTGCCGCTGGTCGAAAAGAACCCGAACGTCACGGTCGAGGTGATCACCCCGATTCCCGCGGTCGCCGTCCTCAGGCCCAACCACCTGCAACCGCCCTTCAACAATGCAAAGGCGCGGGCGGCGCTCTCCGCCATGATGCAGCAGACCGATTTCATGCAAGCGGCGATCGGCGACAAGAAGTGGTGGAGCACCTGCTTCTCCTATTTCGTCTGCGGCATGCCCTATGGCACCGAGGCCGGCTCCGAGGAATACCGGAAGCCCGACATGGCCAAGGCAAAGCAGCTCCTCGGCGAATCCGGCTACAAGGGCGGGAAGGCGGTCATTGTTTCCACCGACGAGATCCCGGCGCAGGGTGCGATGGCGCGGGTCGCCGTCGACAAGCTGAAGCAGCTCGGCGTCAACGTCGATCTGCAGATGTCCGATTGGGGCGGCGTCATCACCAAGCGCCTCAACCGGGGACCGGTCGAGCAAGGCGGCTGGAGCCTGTTCGCGGTGAGTTGGAACGGCGTATCGATGGCGCACCCGCTTTCCAACATCGCGGTCAACACCAACTGCGCCGGCACCAACTGGCTGGGCTGGCCCTGCGACGAGGAAGCGAGCAAGATCCTCGATCGCTTCATCCGCTCGACCGACGATGCGGAGAAGAAGCAGATCGCCGAGAGCCTGCACCGGCGCCTCTGGCAGGTGCAGCCCCTGGCGCTCGCCGGCCAATACAGCCAGCCGACCTTCTACCGCAAGAGCTTGGATGGCGTGCTGAAGGCGGCCGTGCTGGTGTTCTGGAACATCTCGAAGAAGGGATGA
- a CDS encoding amidase encodes MTAPSALHYLSIAEASRRIATGRLSPVDLVKAMLARIRALDHRLNSFVLVLEGEAMRQARLAERAIRAGRRIGPLHGIPIALKDVYDTKGVRTAAQSRLLVDRVPDRDAAVVRRLRQAGAIILGKLTTHEFAIGGPSFDLPWPPARNPWNPDYFTGGSSTGAGAAVAAGFIPGALGSDTGGSIRMPAAYCGIAGLKPTYGLVSRAGVVPLAYSLDHCGPMAWTAEDCAYLLEAIAGFDADDPASARRRRLSFVRSLKGDIAGMRIGVVRQFYESDLEATQEARAAIEAALKVLRRLGATLVEITLPKLREWDACCLLISYAESYALHEHDLRTRPFAYGKIARERLLAGALIGAGDYVKALRQRRSLSEGYVAALAEADALVTACAIEPPSPLADMVSWPSMRPRARMAVTPFNVSGAPALSLCAGFGTDGLPLSLQIAAKPFDDAIVLRLGHAYERATDWRGTRPRL; translated from the coding sequence ATGACCGCGCCGAGCGCGCTGCACTACCTCTCCATCGCCGAGGCGAGCCGCCGCATAGCGACTGGGAGGCTTTCGCCCGTCGACTTGGTGAAGGCGATGCTGGCGCGGATTCGCGCCCTCGATCATCGGCTGAACAGCTTCGTGCTGGTGCTGGAAGGCGAAGCCATGCGCCAGGCGCGCCTGGCCGAGCGGGCCATCAGGGCGGGAAGGCGCATCGGGCCGCTGCACGGCATCCCCATCGCCCTCAAGGATGTCTATGACACCAAGGGCGTGCGCACCGCGGCGCAGTCGCGCCTTCTCGTTGACCGCGTGCCCGATCGCGATGCAGCCGTGGTGCGGCGTCTGCGGCAAGCAGGCGCGATCATCCTCGGCAAGCTCACCACCCATGAATTCGCCATCGGCGGCCCGTCCTTTGATTTGCCTTGGCCGCCGGCGCGCAATCCGTGGAATCCCGACTACTTCACCGGCGGCTCGTCGACCGGCGCCGGCGCGGCGGTCGCCGCCGGTTTCATTCCGGGCGCGCTCGGCTCGGATACCGGCGGCTCGATTCGCATGCCCGCCGCCTATTGCGGCATCGCCGGCCTGAAGCCGACCTATGGGCTGGTGAGCCGCGCCGGCGTCGTCCCGCTTGCCTATTCGCTCGATCATTGCGGGCCGATGGCATGGACCGCGGAGGATTGCGCCTATCTTTTGGAAGCGATCGCCGGCTTCGATGCCGATGACCCGGCGAGCGCCCGGCGTCGACGGCTCTCGTTTGTGCGTTCCCTCAAGGGCGACATTGCCGGGATGCGGATCGGCGTCGTGCGGCAGTTCTACGAAAGCGATCTCGAGGCGACGCAAGAAGCCCGTGCGGCGATCGAAGCCGCGCTGAAGGTGCTCCGAAGGCTGGGCGCGACACTCGTCGAGATCACGCTGCCCAAGCTCCGGGAATGGGATGCGTGCTGTCTCTTGATCAGCTATGCCGAGTCCTACGCTCTGCACGAGCACGATTTGCGAACCCGCCCGTTCGCCTACGGCAAGATCGCACGCGAGCGGTTGCTGGCGGGCGCGCTGATCGGCGCCGGCGATTACGTCAAGGCATTGCGCCAACGGCGAAGTCTGTCGGAAGGCTACGTCGCCGCTCTTGCCGAAGCGGACGCGTTGGTGACCGCGTGCGCGATCGAGCCGCCGAGCCCGCTCGCCGACATGGTCAGCTGGCCCTCGATGCGGCCGCGGGCACGGATGGCGGTGACGCCGTTCAACGTCAGCGGCGCACCGGCGCTATCGCTCTGTGCCGGTTTCGGGACGGACGGACTTCCGCTGAGCCTGCAGATCGCCGCCAAGCCTTTCGACGATGCGATCGTTCTCCGGCTCGGCCACGCCTATGAGCGGGCGACCGACTGGCGCGGCACGAGACCTAGACTCTAG
- a CDS encoding polymer-forming cytoskeletal protein, with translation MTQQKPPSPGFSPEIPRRVVDIPGAVPRRPTPTPTSTPAPRSEHESKRLIVGRDIILSGEITACDVLVVEGRVEATLSNSHSIDIAATGHFKGTAEIEEADINGAYEGTLTVRNRLFIRSTGNVTGKIRYGQLEIERGGVVTGDVQLVDAQTARPSEEKEKTGKVSGAAVG, from the coding sequence ATGACCCAGCAGAAGCCACCCAGTCCCGGTTTCTCCCCGGAGATCCCCAGGCGCGTCGTCGATATTCCCGGCGCCGTACCGCGCCGGCCGACGCCGACGCCGACCTCGACGCCGGCTCCTCGCTCCGAGCACGAGTCGAAGCGCCTCATTGTCGGCCGCGACATCATCCTCTCGGGGGAGATCACGGCCTGCGACGTGCTGGTGGTGGAAGGCCGGGTCGAGGCGACGCTCAGCAACAGCCATTCGATCGACATTGCCGCGACCGGGCATTTCAAGGGCACAGCGGAAATCGAAGAGGCGGACATCAACGGCGCCTATGAGGGCACGCTCACCGTGCGCAACCGTTTGTTCATTCGTTCGACCGGCAATGTGACCGGCAAGATCCGCTATGGCCAGCTCGAGATCGAGCGCGGCGGCGTGGTCACCGGCGACGTCCAGCTCGTCGACGCGCAGACGGCGCGGCCGAGCGAGGAGAAGGAGAAGACCGGCAAGGTCAGCGGCGCCGCCGTCGGCTGA
- a CDS encoding EI24 domain-containing protein, whose product MRLVRDLPAIVMPSFFLAALLQLFERRFQRLLWLGLVLSVGLLAGLSFGGSLLFATLVPDGVPGIGIVLAGLGALAGLILGWLFFPALTASLFSLMVEPIARAVEARHYPGVPPPRSQSAAEMVASALRLAATALLVNLAALPVYLLLPAFNLFIFLFFNGYLVGKGYFEMAAARRFEPPVQRLLWRAERGSLWLAGACLAALLTIPLVNLVTPMLAIAFMVHTVERMRHRQKAK is encoded by the coding sequence ATGCGGCTCGTTCGAGATCTCCCTGCCATCGTCATGCCCAGCTTCTTCCTCGCCGCCCTGCTGCAGCTGTTCGAGAGGCGCTTTCAGCGCTTGCTCTGGTTGGGCCTGGTGCTGTCGGTCGGGCTTCTGGCGGGGCTGTCCTTCGGCGGCTCGCTCCTCTTCGCCACGCTCGTGCCGGACGGGGTCCCCGGCATCGGCATCGTGCTGGCGGGGCTGGGGGCGCTCGCCGGGCTCATCCTCGGCTGGCTGTTTTTTCCGGCGCTGACCGCATCCCTCTTCAGCCTGATGGTCGAGCCGATCGCCCGGGCGGTCGAGGCCCGCCACTATCCAGGTGTGCCGCCGCCCCGTTCGCAGTCGGCGGCCGAAATGGTCGCAAGCGCCTTGAGGCTGGCGGCGACCGCCCTCCTGGTCAACCTCGCGGCGCTGCCCGTCTATCTGCTGCTGCCTGCCTTTAATCTTTTTATCTTCTTGTTTTTCAACGGATATTTGGTTGGGAAGGGTTATTTCGAAATGGCCGCTGCGCGCCGCTTCGAGCCGCCCGTGCAGCGTCTCCTCTGGCGCGCCGAGCGTGGTTCGCTTTGGCTTGCCGGCGCCTGCTTGGCGGCCTTGCTGACGATTCCCTTGGTAAACCTGGTGACACCGATGCTCGCCATTGCTTTCATGGTGCATACCGTCGAGCGAATGCGCCATCGCCAAAAGGCAAAATAG
- a CDS encoding adenosine kinase, translated as MAERTLDVVGIGNAIVDVLAGTEDGFLEEQGLVKGSMALIDAERAERLYDLIGPAVECSGGSCGNTMAGLASLGAKGAYIGKVADDQLGRVFAHDLKAAGIRFDTPPLRGAVPTARSFILVTPDGQRTMNTYLGACVALGPSDIDPALIDAAKVVYLEGYLWDRPAAKEAFLKAAKLAHAGGGKVALSLSDPFCVDRHRAEFRDLVENHVDILFANEQEILSLYQVQLFDRALSIVRDHCETAALTRSAKGSVVVHAGEAHTIEAAPILRVVDTTGAGDQYAAGFLRGYTTGCSPQLCGRMGSIAAAEVIQHFGARPETGLARLVEAQLA; from the coding sequence ATGGCGGAGCGGACGCTGGATGTGGTTGGGATTGGCAATGCCATTGTCGACGTGCTCGCAGGCACCGAGGACGGATTTCTGGAAGAGCAGGGCTTGGTCAAGGGATCGATGGCGCTCATCGATGCCGAACGCGCCGAGCGGCTCTATGATCTGATCGGGCCCGCGGTCGAGTGCTCGGGCGGCTCCTGCGGCAATACCATGGCGGGCCTGGCCTCGCTCGGCGCCAAGGGCGCCTATATCGGCAAGGTCGCCGACGACCAGCTCGGCCGCGTCTTCGCCCATGATCTCAAGGCAGCCGGCATCCGCTTCGATACACCGCCGCTTCGGGGTGCGGTGCCGACGGCGCGCTCCTTCATTCTGGTCACGCCCGATGGGCAACGCACGATGAACACCTATCTCGGCGCCTGCGTTGCCCTCGGGCCGAGCGACATCGATCCGGCACTCATCGACGCCGCCAAGGTCGTCTATCTCGAGGGCTATCTCTGGGATCGGCCGGCGGCGAAGGAAGCCTTCCTCAAGGCGGCAAAGCTCGCCCATGCCGGAGGCGGCAAGGTGGCGCTCAGCCTTTCCGATCCGTTTTGCGTCGATCGGCACCGCGCCGAGTTTCGCGACTTGGTCGAAAACCATGTCGACATCCTCTTCGCCAACGAGCAGGAGATCCTGTCGCTCTACCAGGTGCAGCTATTCGATCGGGCGCTCTCGATCGTGCGCGACCATTGCGAGACGGCGGCCTTGACCCGCAGCGCCAAGGGCTCGGTCGTGGTCCATGCTGGCGAGGCACATACGATTGAGGCGGCGCCGATCTTGAGAGTCGTCGATACCACCGGGGCGGGGGATCAATACGCCGCCGGATTTCTGCGCGGCTACACCACGGGATGCAGTCCTCAGCTATGCGGACGCATGGGCAGCATCGCAGCGGCCGAGGTGATCCAGCATTTCGGCGCGCGGCCCGAAACCGGCTTGGCCAGGCTGGTCGAGGCCCAGCTCGCGTGA
- a CDS encoding AmpG family muropeptide MFS transporter: MRTHGQHRSGRGDPAFRRAARNRLGQAGRGPARVSSVPAPAPIASWLEAARIYREKRVLAILFMGFSSGLPLALTAAGGTLGIWLTEAGVTLTAIGFFALVSVSYNVKFIWSPIIDRMPIPILTKWLGRRRSWAVTIQIVLAVAILGLGASDPAIDPHRTALAAVVVAFLSASQDIVIDAYRVELLKDAEQGAGAAATQFGYRVGMLASGAGALYLASFFGWQTAYVVMAALMSVGVITVLMTPEPAEAGANTENAGVGPAPNRDGFMHWLRRAVIEPFADFILRPHWAHILVFVILYKLGDALAGVVLGKFYIAIGFSKVEIASVTKVFGLAATILGLFLGGAITYRLGIMRALMVCGVLQMLSILAFAMQAIVGHDVAFLMATIAIENVTWAMGSAAFVAYLSALCNVAYTATQYALLSSLAAVPRTILASGGGWLAERMDWVGFFLFATAAALPGLILLAWLMHATPAETTAKARTLAAE, encoded by the coding sequence ATGCGGACGCATGGGCAGCATCGCAGCGGCCGAGGTGATCCAGCATTTCGGCGCGCGGCCCGAAACCGGCTTGGCCAGGCTGGTCGAGGCCCAGCTCGCGTGAGCAGCGTTCCCGCCCCAGCCCCGATCGCAAGCTGGCTCGAGGCGGCGCGGATCTACCGCGAGAAGCGCGTGCTGGCGATCCTGTTCATGGGATTTTCGAGCGGGCTGCCGCTGGCCTTGACCGCGGCAGGCGGCACGCTCGGAATCTGGCTCACGGAAGCCGGCGTGACTCTCACTGCGATCGGATTCTTTGCGCTGGTCAGCGTCTCCTACAATGTGAAGTTCATTTGGTCGCCGATCATCGATCGGATGCCCATTCCCATCCTTACGAAGTGGCTCGGGCGTCGTCGCAGCTGGGCGGTGACGATTCAAATCGTGCTCGCGGTGGCGATCCTGGGGCTCGGCGCCTCCGATCCCGCGATCGATCCCCACCGAACCGCGCTGGCTGCCGTCGTGGTCGCATTTCTCTCGGCGAGCCAGGACATCGTCATCGACGCATACCGGGTCGAGCTTCTGAAGGATGCTGAGCAGGGCGCCGGTGCAGCGGCGACGCAGTTCGGCTATCGCGTCGGCATGTTGGCGTCCGGAGCGGGCGCACTGTATCTCGCGAGCTTCTTCGGCTGGCAGACTGCCTATGTCGTCATGGCCGCGCTAATGAGCGTCGGCGTGATAACGGTGCTGATGACGCCGGAGCCGGCGGAAGCCGGCGCCAATACCGAGAACGCCGGCGTCGGACCGGCGCCGAATCGCGATGGCTTCATGCATTGGCTCCGGCGCGCGGTGATCGAGCCGTTCGCCGATTTCATCTTGCGGCCACACTGGGCGCACATTCTTGTCTTCGTGATCCTATACAAGCTTGGCGATGCGCTGGCCGGCGTCGTCCTGGGCAAGTTCTACATCGCCATCGGGTTCAGCAAGGTCGAGATTGCCAGCGTCACCAAAGTGTTCGGCCTGGCGGCGACAATCCTGGGGCTGTTCCTCGGTGGCGCCATCACCTATCGGCTGGGCATCATGCGTGCGCTGATGGTCTGCGGCGTGCTGCAGATGCTCTCGATCTTGGCTTTTGCGATGCAAGCAATTGTCGGCCACGATGTCGCCTTCCTCATGGCAACGATCGCGATCGAGAACGTCACCTGGGCGATGGGGTCGGCGGCGTTCGTTGCCTATCTCTCCGCTCTCTGCAACGTCGCCTACACCGCAACGCAATATGCCTTGCTGTCGTCTCTGGCGGCGGTGCCGCGGACCATTCTTGCCTCCGGCGGCGGCTGGCTCGCCGAACGCATGGATTGGGTCGGCTTCTTCCTGTTCGCGACCGCCGCGGCGTTGCCGGGGCTGATCCTGCTGGCATGGCTCATGCACGCAACGCCGGCGGAGACGACGGCAAAGGCGCGCACGCTCGCGGCGGAGTAG
- a CDS encoding type II toxin-antitoxin system RelE/ParE family toxin — MIRSFGDKRTEALFRDAFVRDFQGFARRAKRKLEAVNAASRLDDLQVPPSNRLEKLRGDLMEFHSIRINDQWRIIFKWRDGEPHEVRIVDYH, encoded by the coding sequence ATGATCCGGTCGTTCGGCGACAAACGAACGGAAGCGTTGTTTCGAGACGCGTTCGTGCGTGACTTTCAAGGTTTCGCCCGCCGGGCCAAGCGAAAACTGGAAGCGGTGAACGCGGCGAGCCGGCTCGACGATTTGCAGGTACCGCCATCGAACCGGCTGGAGAAGCTGAGAGGCGATCTGATGGAATTTCATTCGATCAGGATCAACGATCAATGGCGGATCATATTCAAATGGCGCGACGGTGAGCCGCATGAGGTGCGGATCGTCGACTATCACTGA
- a CDS encoding HigA family addiction module antidote protein: MAENEFAPVTPGEMLKDEFLMEYGLSQNQLAKAVGISPNRIAEIVNNRRRITADTALRLGLYFANSPEFWMNLQSHYDLKQARRKLKPEDAKRIKARRAA, from the coding sequence ATGGCTGAGAACGAATTCGCGCCTGTCACTCCGGGCGAAATGCTGAAAGACGAATTCCTCATGGAATACGGTCTTTCACAAAACCAGTTGGCGAAGGCAGTCGGGATTTCGCCGAACCGGATTGCCGAGATCGTGAACAACCGGCGCCGCATAACCGCCGACACCGCCCTGCGGCTTGGTTTGTATTTCGCCAACAGCCCGGAATTTTGGATGAACCTTCAGTCCCATTACGATCTGAAGCAGGCGCGGCGCAAGCTCAAGCCAGAGGATGCAAAACGAATCAAGGCGCGACGTGCCGCTTAG
- a CDS encoding glycosyltransferase family 9 protein has translation MTPASILIYAGLELMGDGFIKLPFARAVRAAFPDARITWLAGKGRTVYAHELAPLVQGVLDEVIEDVGIGKHWTELFGKRPLSGRHFDLVIDTQSRVMTTLILRRVQHHRYLSQTAKFLFSDYRPRSGYKKPKHLHHRLFDLIVLATGRPAPSPEPGELPADAVAAAKRLLPDGPLYVGIAPGAGNRRKCWPLERFARLATAQVERGRVPVFILGPAEAAWRQQLAASVPAARFPNQDAADAGIATGPVLTLALTRRLAAAVSNDSGGGHILAEGGVPLVSLWGPTVVDKAYPMARRLKLVTAQQFGGEAMELIPMEAVEAALETLIADPNADDKPVVVSEALSVVPV, from the coding sequence ATGACGCCAGCGAGCATCCTCATCTATGCCGGGCTCGAGCTGATGGGCGACGGCTTCATCAAGCTCCCCTTCGCCCGCGCGGTGCGTGCCGCCTTCCCCGACGCCAGGATCACCTGGCTCGCCGGCAAAGGCCGCACCGTCTATGCCCATGAGCTCGCCCCGTTGGTCCAGGGCGTCTTGGATGAGGTGATCGAGGATGTCGGCATCGGCAAGCATTGGACCGAGCTCTTCGGCAAGCGGCCGCTCTCCGGGCGCCATTTCGATCTGGTGATCGACACCCAGAGCCGGGTCATGACAACCCTCATCCTCAGGCGCGTGCAGCACCATCGCTACCTGTCGCAGACGGCGAAGTTCCTGTTCTCCGATTACCGGCCGCGCTCGGGATACAAGAAGCCGAAGCACCTGCACCACCGGCTGTTCGATCTGATCGTGCTGGCGACCGGACGGCCGGCGCCGTCACCGGAGCCGGGAGAGCTGCCGGCCGACGCCGTCGCTGCGGCGAAGCGGCTTCTGCCGGACGGACCGCTCTATGTCGGTATTGCTCCCGGCGCCGGCAATCGCCGGAAATGCTGGCCGCTGGAGCGCTTTGCCCGGCTCGCCACGGCGCAGGTCGAACGGGGTCGGGTCCCGGTTTTCATCCTCGGACCGGCGGAAGCGGCGTGGCGCCAGCAACTCGCGGCAAGCGTGCCGGCCGCCCGCTTTCCCAACCAGGATGCCGCGGACGCCGGCATCGCCACCGGCCCGGTGCTGACCTTGGCGCTGACCCGGCGGCTCGCCGCCGCGGTGTCGAACGACAGCGGCGGCGGCCATATCCTGGCCGAGGGCGGGGTTCCCCTGGTCTCGCTCTGGGGGCCGACGGTGGTCGACAAGGCTTACCCGATGGCGCGGCGCCTGAAGCTGGTGACCGCGCAGCAATTCGGCGGCGAGGCGATGGAGCTCATTCCGATGGAGGCGGTGGAAGCCGCCTTGGAAACGCTCATCGCCGATCCCAATGCCGACGACAAGCCGGTGGTGGTGTCGGAGGCGCTGTCGGTCGTTCCGGTCTAA
- a CDS encoding O-acetyl-ADP-ribose deacetylase — MSSNRLSVVDGDITGLAVDAIVNAANERLAPGGGVCGAIHRIAGPALARECAAIGFCPTGEARLTKGYGLPARFVIHAVGPVWHGGGQGEDKLLASCYGAALDLAVANAVRTIAFPAISTGIYGYPLEPATRIAVGTVAGVLAREPKLEQVIFCTFGLEATAAYERALEALAR; from the coding sequence ATGTCGAGCAATCGCTTGAGCGTGGTGGACGGCGACATCACCGGGCTAGCGGTCGATGCCATCGTCAATGCCGCCAATGAGCGGCTGGCGCCGGGAGGTGGGGTCTGCGGCGCCATCCACCGCATCGCCGGTCCCGCGCTCGCCCGCGAATGCGCCGCGATCGGCTTCTGCCCGACCGGCGAGGCGCGGCTGACCAAAGGCTATGGCTTGCCGGCGCGCTTCGTGATCCATGCCGTGGGGCCGGTCTGGCACGGGGGCGGCCAGGGCGAAGACAAACTCTTGGCCTCCTGCTATGGCGCCGCGCTCGATCTGGCGGTCGCCAACGCGGTCCGCACCATCGCCTTTCCGGCGATCTCGACCGGCATCTACGGCTATCCCCTGGAGCCGGCAACGCGGATCGCGGTCGGCACGGTGGCGGGCGTGCTCGCCCGCGAGCCCAAGCTGGAGCAGGTCATCTTCTGCACCTTCGGCCTGGAGGCGACCGCCGCCTACGAGCGGGCGCTCGAGGCCTTGGCGCGGTAG